A single genomic interval of Drosophila virilis strain 15010-1051.87 chromosome 2, Dvir_AGI_RSII-ME, whole genome shotgun sequence harbors:
- the Kif19A gene encoding kinesin-like protein KIF19 isoform X2, with product MAASAGASSWSGSSGGSTSSQGRQLATAQPAQEERLVVAVRVRPSLEATERCIEVISGGSLLYDDGGKSRPRKYSYDHVFKENDTQEQVYKTTTAPLVRDVLNGYNAAVFAYGATGSGKTHTMLGPVPRKKPSTADRGPTATGGYEADVSSQDIGLMVRAIEDIFGHIEAAGPESSTKVSISYLEIYNELIRDLLNPGGPLELREDHRGQRITVAGLSEITTSSRKEVVSLLIKGNKARTMEPTAANQTSSRSHALLSITVQTRTPLGTKQGRLFLTDLAGSERAKKTKNRGKRLQEGAHINRSLLALGNCINALSGGARYVNYRDSKLTRLLKEALSGRCKTVMIAHVAPESKHRDETKNTLVYADRANSITTKLQSSVYIDEFKNFPTKHYQSLVSELRDEVTRLRTKMLTERPRSGAAAAAATTSAHQPPSEELNEQRKTELRYLREQIVLTFKQQMKLRRKLLEAESHLLGLELDAERQHMIISHWQGRIGKLYDAPGEDDVESEGSVALKNAWGELAAIEKETRRYKEIREHTEHELELCRQKGVKLEDELPERISSDEERELLALLCRVHELEADKVSLQAERLARQAELRRRDLQLLRAERQRRLCEDIISSQRRLIEEGNVELPDELRELYGLYQQEIHAGVVTPSTSGYERKLPPIYTAG from the exons ATGGCGGCTAGCGCTGGTGCCAGCAGCTGGTcgggcagcagcggcggcagtaCATCCTCTCAAGGACGTCAACTGGCTACCGCTCAGCCCGCCCAGGAGGAGCGTCTAGTG GTTGCGGTACGGGTACGTCCGAGCCTGGAGGCCACCGAGCGCTGCATTGAGGTCATCTCTGGCGGCTCCCTGCTGTATGATGATGGTGGCAAAAGCCGACCACGTAAATATTCCTACGACCATGTCTTCAAGGAGAACGACACACAGGAGCAGGTGTACAAAACCACCACAGCGCCACTAGTCAGAGATGTTCTGAATGGATACAATGCGGCGGTCTTTGCATATGGCGCTACTGGTTCCGGCAAGACGCACACAATGCTCGGGCCTGTGCCGCGCAAGAAACCCTCGACAGCTGACCGCGGGCCGACAGCGACCGGTGGCTACGAGGCAGATGTTAGCAGTCAGGACATTGGCTTGATGGTGCGCGCCATCGAGGATATTTTTGGACACATTGAGGCAGCCGGGCCAGAGAGCTCTACCAAGGTATCGATTTCGTATCTCGAAATTTACAACGAACTTATACGGGATTTGCTGAATCCTGGTGGTCCGCTGGAACTGCGTGAGGATCATCGTGGCCAGCGCATTACCGTAGCCGGGCTCTCCGAAATAACCACATCCAGCCGCAAGGAGGTCGTTAGCTTGCTTATCAAGGGCAACAAGGCGCGCACAATGGAGCCCACAGCTGCCAACCAGACCTCATCGCGCAGCCATGCACTTCTAAGTATTACTGTGCAGACACGCACGCCCCTGGGCACCAAGCAGGGCAGGCTCTTTCTAACTGATCTGGCGGGATCGGAGCGCGCCAAGAAGACAAAGAATCGTGGCAAGCGCTTGCAGGAAGGCGCCCACATCAATCGCAGTCTGCTGGCTTTGGGAAACTGCATCAATGCCCTGTCGGGCGGTGCTCGCTACGTCAACTATCGCGACTCGAAGCTCACCCGGCTGCTGAAAGAGGCGCTCAGTGGCCGCTGCAAGACGGTCATGATAGCCCACGTCGCTCCCGAGAGCAAGCATCGGGACGAGACCAAGAACACCCTGGTATATGCGGACCGTGCAAATAGCATCACCACCAAGCTGCAGAGTTCCGTATACATCGATGAGTTCAAAAACTTTCCCACCAAGCACTACCAGAGCCTGGTCTCAGAGCTGCGGGACGAGGTCACCCGCCTGCGCACTAAGATGCTAACGGAACGTCCACGCAGCGGAgctgccgccgcagcagcaacaacatcagcacaTCAGCCACCCAGCGAGGAGCTGAACGAGCAGCGCAAAACGGAGCTTCGATATCTGCGGGAACAGATTGTGCTGACCTTCAAGCAGCAGATGAAACTGCGACGCAAACTGCTCGAGGCGGAGAGCCATTTGCTGGGCCTGGAACTGGATGCCGAGCGACAGCATATGATCATTTCCCATTGGCAGGGACGCATTGGCAAGCTGTATGATGCACCAGGAGAAGATG ACGTGGAATCGGAGGGCTCAGTGGCTTTAAAGAATGCCTGGGGTGAGTTGGCGGCTATAGAGAAGGAGACGCGGCGTTATAAGGAAATTCGTGAGCATACAGAGCACGAGCTGGAGCTATGTCGCCAGAAGGGTGTCAAGTTAGAAGAT GAGCTTCCGGAACGCATTAGCAGCGATGAGGAGCGCGAACTGCTCGCTCTGCTCTGCCGCGTCCACGAACTGGAGGCGGACAAGGTGTCGCTGCAAGCGGAGCGGCTGGCTCGTCAGGCGGAGCTGCGACGTCGCGACCTGCAACTGTTGCGTGCCGAGCGGCAACGGCGCCTGTGCGAGGACATCATTAGCTCCCAGCGTCGACTTATTGAGGAAGGCAACGTTGAGCTGCCGGATGAGCTGCGCGAACTCTACGGCCTGTATCAGCAGGAGATACACGCCGGAGTTGTTACGCCCAGCACAAGCGGCTACGAGAGGAAGCTGCCGCCCATATACACAGCTGGGTAG
- the Kif19A gene encoding kinesin-like protein KIF19 isoform X1, protein MAASAGASSWSGSSGGSTSSQGRQLATAQPAQEERLVVAVRVRPSLEATERCIEVISGGSLLYDDGGKSRPRKYSYDHVFKENDTQEQVYKTTTAPLVRDVLNGYNAAVFAYGATGSGKTHTMLGPVPRKKPSTADRGPTATGGYEADVSSQDIGLMVRAIEDIFGHIEAAGPESSTKVSISYLEIYNELIRDLLNPGGPLELREDHRGQRITVAGLSEITTSSRKEVVSLLIKGNKARTMEPTAANQTSSRSHALLSITVQTRTPLGTKQGRLFLTDLAGSERAKKTKNRGKRLQEGAHINRSLLALGNCINALSGGARYVNYRDSKLTRLLKEALSGRCKTVMIAHVAPESKHRDETKNTLVYADRANSITTKLQSSVYIDEFKNFPTKHYQSLVSELRDEVTRLRTKMLTERPRSGAAAAAATTSAHQPPSEELNEQRKTELRYLREQIVLTFKQQMKLRRKLLEAESHLLGLELDAERQHMIISHWQGRIGKLYDAPGEDDVESEGSVALKNAWGELAAIEKETRRYKEIREHTEHELELCRQKGVKLEDELPERISSDEERELLALLCRVHELEADKVSLQAERLARQAELRRRDLQLLRAERQRRLCEDIISSQRRLIEEGNVELPDELRELYGLYQQEIHAGVVTPSTSGYERKLPPIYTAGSDSPSSSSSSEWSPASPLPVIEGHPELIVVPEGPDRLMGPPVNPRLPRLSTAVPATGTRRPSLRLGKQTHP, encoded by the exons ATGGCGGCTAGCGCTGGTGCCAGCAGCTGGTcgggcagcagcggcggcagtaCATCCTCTCAAGGACGTCAACTGGCTACCGCTCAGCCCGCCCAGGAGGAGCGTCTAGTG GTTGCGGTACGGGTACGTCCGAGCCTGGAGGCCACCGAGCGCTGCATTGAGGTCATCTCTGGCGGCTCCCTGCTGTATGATGATGGTGGCAAAAGCCGACCACGTAAATATTCCTACGACCATGTCTTCAAGGAGAACGACACACAGGAGCAGGTGTACAAAACCACCACAGCGCCACTAGTCAGAGATGTTCTGAATGGATACAATGCGGCGGTCTTTGCATATGGCGCTACTGGTTCCGGCAAGACGCACACAATGCTCGGGCCTGTGCCGCGCAAGAAACCCTCGACAGCTGACCGCGGGCCGACAGCGACCGGTGGCTACGAGGCAGATGTTAGCAGTCAGGACATTGGCTTGATGGTGCGCGCCATCGAGGATATTTTTGGACACATTGAGGCAGCCGGGCCAGAGAGCTCTACCAAGGTATCGATTTCGTATCTCGAAATTTACAACGAACTTATACGGGATTTGCTGAATCCTGGTGGTCCGCTGGAACTGCGTGAGGATCATCGTGGCCAGCGCATTACCGTAGCCGGGCTCTCCGAAATAACCACATCCAGCCGCAAGGAGGTCGTTAGCTTGCTTATCAAGGGCAACAAGGCGCGCACAATGGAGCCCACAGCTGCCAACCAGACCTCATCGCGCAGCCATGCACTTCTAAGTATTACTGTGCAGACACGCACGCCCCTGGGCACCAAGCAGGGCAGGCTCTTTCTAACTGATCTGGCGGGATCGGAGCGCGCCAAGAAGACAAAGAATCGTGGCAAGCGCTTGCAGGAAGGCGCCCACATCAATCGCAGTCTGCTGGCTTTGGGAAACTGCATCAATGCCCTGTCGGGCGGTGCTCGCTACGTCAACTATCGCGACTCGAAGCTCACCCGGCTGCTGAAAGAGGCGCTCAGTGGCCGCTGCAAGACGGTCATGATAGCCCACGTCGCTCCCGAGAGCAAGCATCGGGACGAGACCAAGAACACCCTGGTATATGCGGACCGTGCAAATAGCATCACCACCAAGCTGCAGAGTTCCGTATACATCGATGAGTTCAAAAACTTTCCCACCAAGCACTACCAGAGCCTGGTCTCAGAGCTGCGGGACGAGGTCACCCGCCTGCGCACTAAGATGCTAACGGAACGTCCACGCAGCGGAgctgccgccgcagcagcaacaacatcagcacaTCAGCCACCCAGCGAGGAGCTGAACGAGCAGCGCAAAACGGAGCTTCGATATCTGCGGGAACAGATTGTGCTGACCTTCAAGCAGCAGATGAAACTGCGACGCAAACTGCTCGAGGCGGAGAGCCATTTGCTGGGCCTGGAACTGGATGCCGAGCGACAGCATATGATCATTTCCCATTGGCAGGGACGCATTGGCAAGCTGTATGATGCACCAGGAGAAGATG ACGTGGAATCGGAGGGCTCAGTGGCTTTAAAGAATGCCTGGGGTGAGTTGGCGGCTATAGAGAAGGAGACGCGGCGTTATAAGGAAATTCGTGAGCATACAGAGCACGAGCTGGAGCTATGTCGCCAGAAGGGTGTCAAGTTAGAAGAT GAGCTTCCGGAACGCATTAGCAGCGATGAGGAGCGCGAACTGCTCGCTCTGCTCTGCCGCGTCCACGAACTGGAGGCGGACAAGGTGTCGCTGCAAGCGGAGCGGCTGGCTCGTCAGGCGGAGCTGCGACGTCGCGACCTGCAACTGTTGCGTGCCGAGCGGCAACGGCGCCTGTGCGAGGACATCATTAGCTCCCAGCGTCGACTTATTGAGGAAGGCAACGTTGAGCTGCCGGATGAGCTGCGCGAACTCTACGGCCTGTATCAGCAGGAGATACACGCCGGAGTTGTTACGCCCAGCACAAGCGGCTACGAGAGGAAGCTGCCGCCCATATACACAGCTGG CTCCGATTCacccagttccagttccagctcTGAGTGGTCCCCCGCCTCACCATTGCCGGTTATAGAGGGCCATCCCGAGCTCATTGTCGTACCAGAAGGTCCCGATCGCCTAATGGGTCCGCCAGTGAATCCGCGTCTGCCACGTCTGTCCACTGCAGTGCCAGCGACCGGCACACGACGCCCCTCGCTGCGTCTGGGCAAGCAGACGCATCCTTAG
- the LOC6629671 gene encoding F-box/LRR-repeat protein 14 — protein MGNNLTTGGIGRITRGGILCFERPTESEEAKVETEMEFILVRNSPTSFIEEEEIEPMHIEQLPNDMWIEIMSYLSYLDLQQLRLVSWRCRNLVNRRYFSSKGKVIVTKDNLKDIKAHVERGVSYLSFEDVELRNLTQSAELEQFLRLVGPEIKQIQVRHSPVFRNMDGKLPNLKVLKIATTSFLDDVNMTIDGINMKQFLHLKGFECDGVSLDSTLKLLMLLQLRRVENKVRLRHLQFEYRRNNETALLQVLNDHGPTLEYVDLFFSCSPGIETARWRVAFERMKRLRVLKLSGNCHLVLLDDILKSIPQTARLQQLDLTGMLSLTNEMLIRVADKWYKSLRSIDLMFCVQLDVRCVQALRKMNGCLESLTMAYCRALTGRGLVEGLATQVNYTLQELFLEDVCFIDEASMCILLKRLPNLRKLSLDNCRQATTDRTLATIFRHQPLLRMLRIDYCIKITDNGFIGFGKHPAPISRLRGLHELNVRGCRNLTDRLLRKALRLPEMRNLTLDYCNRLETKGIVALSVNCPALETLSLASCSLLDDEAVGVAVANLKRLRSLNISNCSLLTLQTFHYIARDAHALRDLVACSIDGLDQEAAQKILEKQLPSLKQVML, from the exons ATGGGAAATAACTTGACAACAGGTGGCATAGGAAGGATAACAAGAGGAGGAATCCTGTGTTTTGAAAGGCCCACCGAGTCCGAG GAGGCCAAAGTGGAGACAGAGATGGAGTTCATACTTGTACGCAACTCGCCAACGTCATTCATCGAAGAAGAGGAGATCGAGCCAATGCACATAGAACAGCTGCCCAATGATATGTGGATAGAGATAATGTCATATTTGTCATATTTGgatttgcagcagctgcgtctAGTATCGTGGCGCTGTCGCAACTTGGTCAATCGGCGTTACTTTTCGTCAAAAGGCAAGGTGATTGTGACCAAGGATAATCTAAAGGATATAAAGGCGCATGTGGAACGCGGTGTTTCGTATTTGAGTTTTGAGGACGTTGAGTTGCGAAATTTAACACAAAGCGCCGAATTGGAGCAGTTCTTGCGGCTGGTTGGTCCGGAAATCAAACAAATACAGGTGCGTCACTCGCCCGTCTTTCGCAACATGGATGGTAAGCTGCCAAATCTGAAAGTGCTTAAAATAGCCACGACCAGCTTCTTGGATGACGTCAACATGACCATCGACGGCATCAATATGAAACAGTTCTTGCACCTAAAGGGCTTCGAATGCGACGGCGTCAGCCTAGACTCAACACTTAAGCTTCTAATGCTATTGCAGCTGCGACGCGTCGAGAACAAGGTGCGACTACGTCATTTGCAGTTCGAGTATCGCCGAAACAATGAGACGGCACTGCTCCAGGTGCTCAACGATCATGGGCCCACTCTTGAGTATGTCGACCTCTTCTTTAGCTGTTCGCCCGGCATCGAAACGGCACGCTGGCGTGTGGCCTTCGAGCGAATGAAGAGGCTGCGCGTTCTAAAGCTCTCCGGCAATTGCCATCTCGTGCTGCTAGACGATATATTGAAATCGATTCCCCAAACGGCCCGGCTCCAACAGCTGGATCTGACCGGCATGCTATCGCTGACTAATGAAATGCTGATCCGCGTGGCTGACAAATGGTATAAATCACTTCGTTCCATCGATCTCATGTTCTGTGTGCAGCTGGACGTGCGTTGCGTTCAGGCGCTTCGCAAGATGAACGGCTGTCTGGAGTCGCTGACTATGGCCTATTGCCGTGCGTTGACTGGAAGGGGACTAGTCGAGGGCCTGGCTACTCAGGTCAACTATACGCTGCAGGAGCTCTTTTTGGAGGATGTGTGCTTCATCGATGAGGCGTCCATGTGCATACTACTTAAACGGCTTCCCAACTTACGCAAGCTCAGCCTGGACAATTGCCGCCAGGCGACCACCGATCGTACCCTCGCCACAATCTTCCGCCACCAGCCGCTGCTGCGCATGCTCAGGATTGATTACTGCATTAAGATAACGGATAATGGTTTCATTGGTTTCGGCAAGCATCCCGCGCCCATCAGCCGCTTGCGGGGCTTGCATGAGCTAAATGTGCGAGGATGTCGCAATCTTACGGATCGCCTGCTCAGGAAGGCGCTGCGTTTGCCCGAGATGCGGAATCTCACATTGGACTATTGTAATCGCTTGGAGACCAAAGGCATTGTAGCGCTTAGCGTCAACTGTCCGGCCTTGGAGACGCTCTCCCTGGCGAGCTGCTCGTTGCTCGATGACGAggcggtgggcgtggccgtgGCCAATTTGAAGCGTTTGCGTAGTCTCAACATAAGCAACTGCTCGTTGCTGACGCTCCAAACATTTCACTATATTGCTAGAGATGCGCATGCCCTCAGGGATCTAGTTGCTTGCAGCATTGATGGACTTGATCAGGAGGCAGCCCAAAAGATTCTAGAGAAGCAGCTGCCTTCGCTCAAGCAGGTGATGCTATAG
- the PK1-R gene encoding pyrokinin-1 receptor, producing MSPASTPPAINQSAATITQLLGAQRDPLAIVIPVTVVYCLIFLTGVVGNISTCIVIKKNRSMHTATNYYLFSLAISDFMLLLSGVPQEMYFIWSKYPYVFGEYFCIGRGLLAETSANATVLTITAFTVERYMAICHPFLGQAMSKLSRAIRIIVLIWLLAVLTAIPQAAQFGINSYAGVDKCVVVRVIVQHSFQLSTFIFFFAPMSIILVLYLCIGLHLYRSSVIGGGSPTAPVTESSARRQQPLKAVASDTILYRYAGSSSVLANNAGPQLSSVRGRLTHYGTRRVLRMLVAVVICFFLCWAPFHAQRLIAIYAPARGAQLHDQHELLYTVMTYVSGVLYYLSTCINPLLYNLMSNKFREAFKAVLLGKKYSKGMQNSRHQLESRRLRRTTTLNSSTQRDSIESKHTLMQTALNERLLQTKSQLVL from the exons ATGTCGCCGGCATCGACTCCACCTGCCATCAATCAGAGCGCGGCCACAATTACCCAATTGCTTGGCGCGCAGCGCGATCCTCTGGCAATTGTCATACCTGTCACCGTGGTTTATTGCCTCATCTTTCTGACCGGCGTTGTGGGCAACATTAGCACCTGTATTGTGATCAAGAAGAATCGCTCCATGCACACGGCCACCAATTACTATCTGTTCTCGCTGGCCATATCGGATTTTATGCTATTGCTGTCGGGAGTGCCGCAGGAAATGTACTTCATCTGGTCCAAGTATCCGTATGTATTCGGCGAGTACTTTTGCATAGGTCGTGGCCTGTTGGCCGAGACATCCGCCAATGCAACTGTGCTGACCATCACGGCGTTTACGGTGGAACGCTATATGGCAATTTGCCATCCGTTTCTGGGCCAGGCCATGAGCAAGCTGAGCCGCGCCATTCGGATCATAGTGCTCATCTGGCTGCTGGCAGTGCTCACGGCCATACCGCAGGCAGCACAGTTCGGCATCAATAGCTACGCGGGCGTCGATAAGTGTGTCGTGGTGCGCGTCATAGTGCAACACTCGTTCCAGCTGTCCACCTTCATCTTCTTTTTTGCGCCCATGTCCATCATACTGGTGCTGTACTTGTGCATTGGCCTGCATCTGTATCGATCGAGTGTCATTGGCGGCGGATCACCAACAGCTCCTGTCACCGAGAGCAGCGCGCGGCGCCAACAGCCGCTGAAGGCGGTAGCAAGTGACACAATACTCTATCGGTATGCCGGCTCCAGCTCGGTTTTGGCCAACAATGCGGGGCCACAGCTGAGTTCAGTGCGTGGACGCCTCACTCATTATGGCACGCGTCGTGTGCTGCGGATGCTGG TTGCCGTTGTCATCTGCTTCTTTCTGTGCTGGGCACCATTTCACGCACAGCGTCTGATTGCCATTTATGCGCCCGCCCGGGGCGCCCAGTTGCATGATCAGCATGAGCTCCTCTACACGGTGATGACATACGTTTCGGGCGTGCTCTACTATCTGTCCACCTGCATTAATCCGCTGCTCTACAACCTGATGAGCAACAAGTTTCGTGAGGCCTTCAAA GCCGTGCTGCTGGGCAAGAAGTACTCAAAGGGCATGCAGAATTCGCGCCATCAGCTGGAGTCGCGCCGCTTGCGTCGCACCACAACGCTTAATTCATCGACGCAGCGCGATTCCATTGAGTCGAAACACACGCTAATGCAG ACTGCTCTGAACGAACGCCTACTGCAGACAAAGTCTCAACTAGTTCTGTAA